The segment CCGAGGTCGAGGCGCTGCTCATGGTCCCGATCGGGGCCCACGCCCTCTTCGCCAAGCCGCTGATCACCACCCCCGAGTCCGTGCTCGCCGTCGAGGTCGAGCCGCACACCCCGCACGGGGTTCTGTGGTGCGACGGGCGGCGGACCGTGGAACTCCCGGCGGGAGCGCGGGTCGAGGTGCGGCGGGGTGCCGTGCCGGTCCGGCTCGCCCGGCTCCACCACGCCTCCTTCACGGACCGGCTCGTCGCCAAGTTCGCCCTCCCGGTGTCGGGGTGGCGGGGCGGGGCACGCTGACGCACCTGCGCGCGAGGCGGGCCGAGGCCCGTCGTTCGGGGCGGCCGCGGGGGCGTACCTCCGGCTCCCCGGGGCACGGAACGATCGGCGCGCCGGAGAGTTACGCCCGGGGGTGATGTCGCATCGCACCAGGGAAACCTCGTATGGTCTGGGGCGTGCTGGAGGAGATGCGGATACGGTCGCTCGGGGTCATCGACGACGCGGTGGTCGAGCTGTCGCCCGGCTTCACCGCGGTGACCGGTGAGACCGGTGCGGGCAAGACCATGGTGGTGACCAGCCTGGGCCTGCTGCTCGGTGGACGGGCCGACCCGGCCCTCGTGCGGATCGGCGCGGCCTCGGCCGTCGTCGAGGGGCGGATCAGCGTGCCCGCGGGCGCGCCCGCCGCCCTGCGCGCCGAGGAGGCCGGGGCGGAGCTGGAGGACGGGGTGCTGCTGGTCAGCCGTACCGTCTCCGCCGAGGGACGCTCGCGGGCCCACCTGGGCGGGCGCTCCGTGCCCGTGGGGCTGCTCGCCGAACTCGCCGACGAACTCGTCGCCGTACACGGCCAGACCGACCAGCAGGGGCTGCTCAAGCCCGCCCGGCAGCGCGGGGCGCTCGACCGGTACGCGGGCGAGGCCGTCTCCGTACCGCTCGCCGTCTACGCCGAGGCGTACCGGCGGCTGCGCGCCGTCACCGGCGAACTGGACGAGATCACCACGCGGGCCCGTGAGCGGGCCCAGGAGGCGGATCTGCTGCGGTTCGGGCTCGGTGAGATCGAGGCCGTCTCCCCGCGAGCCGGGGAGGACACCGAACTCGCCGCCGAGGCGGAGCGGCTCGGGCACGCCGAGGCCCTCGCCTCCGCGGCCGCGCTCGCGCACGCCGCGCTCGCGGGCGTTCCCGAGGACCCCGAGTCCGTCGACGCCACGACCCTCGTCGCGGGCGCCGGCCGGGCCCTGGAGGCCGTACGGTCGCACGACCCGGCGCTCGCCGCGCTCGCCGACCGGATGGGGGAGATCTCCATCCTCCTCGGCGACGTGGCCACCGAACTCGCCGGATACGCCGACGACCTCGACGCCGACCCGCTGCGGCTCGCCGCCGTCGAGGAGCGGCGGGCGGCGCTCACGCAGCTGACGCGGAAGTACGGCGCCGACATCGCGGCCGTCCTCGCCTGGGCGGAGGAGAGCGCGAACCGGCTCGGCGAGCTGGACGGCGACGACGACCGCGTCGAGGAACTCACCGCCGAGCGGGACCGGCTGCGCGATGAACTGTCGGTGCTCGCCCAGCGGCTCACCGACGCCCGTACGGAGGCCGCCGACCGGTTCGCCGACGCGGTCACCGCCGAACTCGCCTCGCTCGCCATGCCCCACGCGCGGGTGTCCTTCGACATCCGGCAGACCGAGGACCCCGACGGCGTCGAGGTCGGCGGCCGCCGGGTCGCCTACAGCCCCTCCGGGGCCGACGAGGTCGAACTGCTGCTCGCCCCGCACCCCGGGGCCCCGCCGCGGCCGATCGCCAAGGGCGCGTCCGGTGGTGAGCTGTCCCGGGTGATGCTCGCGGTGGAGGTCGTGTTCGCCGGGGTCGACCCGGTGCCGACGTACCTTTTCGACGAGGTCGACGCGGGTGTCGGCGGCAAGGCGGCGGTCGAGATCGGCCGGCGGCTCGCCAAACTCGCCAAGACCGCGCAGGTCGTGGTCGTCACCCACCTGCCGCAGGTCGCGGCCTTCGCCGACCGGCAGCTGCTCGTCGAGAAGACGAACGACGGCTCGGTGACACGGTCCGGCGTCACGGTCCTGGAGGGCGAGGAGCGCGTGCGGGAGCTGTCCCGGATGCTCGCGGGCCAGGAGGACTCCGAGACGGCCAGGGCGCACGCCGAGGAGCTGCTCGCGACGGCTCGGGCGGACGGCTGACCCTCAGCGGGCGACGGTTGACCTTCAGCGGGTGACGGCTGTCCTTCAGCGGTCAGGGAGAGGGCAGGCGTGCCGCCACTCCCTGACCGGGCTGTTCCGCGGCTCCGCGTAGTCGATCCGCGCCCTGGCTGTCCGCTGCGGGTGCTCGCCGGGCCGGGGCCCGGCGGAGGGCGCTGACAGCGTGGCTAGGCTGGGGCCATGATCGGGACAGCGGGCAGGATCGCCTCATTCGCCCTCGCCGCGGGGGTCACCCGGGTGGCTTACGAGGGGCTTCGGCGGCGTGCGGCCGAGGGGCGGGGGAGGCCGGTCGGCCACGGGGAGCCGGGTGACGGGCCCTGGACGCGGGTCAACTACGCGGGGCGGGCCGTCGATCTGTTCGCCGGGCCCGCGGTGGCCGTCGGGGCCGCCGTCGGCGCGGGGAGCGGGCCCGCGGCGTTCGCCGTGCTGGCCGCCGGGGCGTGCGGGGCGTACGACGATGTGAAGGGCGACCATCGGCGGGGCTTCCGGGCGCATCTCGCGGCGCTGCGGGGCGGCGAGGTGACCAGTGGGGCCGTCAAGCTGCTCGGGATCGGTGCGGCCTCGCTCGTGGCCGGGGCGCTGCTCAAGGAGCGGGCCGTCGACAAGGTCCTCGCCGGAGTCGTCATCGCCGGAACCGCCCATCTCGTCAATCTGGTGGACGTACGGCCCGGGCGCGCGGGGCTGACCGTGCTCGCGCTCGGCGCTCCGGGGCTGCTGCGCGGCTCGCTCGCCGCAGCCCCGATGGGGGCCGTCACGGCCGTCCTCGGGGACGACCTCGGTGAGCGCACCATGCTCGGCGACACCGGTGCGCACGCGCTCGGCGCGGCCGTCGGCAGTGCGATCGCCGTCGGGAACGGGCGGATCGGACTCGCCGTCCATGCGGCCGGGTTGGTCGGCGCCGCGGCGTGGGCGGAGTGGAACGAGGGTCTCGGGGGCGCGTCCTCGGGATCTGGGGCAGCGTCGGTCGGGTAAGAGGGAGCGCCGGCCTGCTGCGGGGGTGCGCCGGCCGGGTATGAGGGAGCGCCGGTCCGGTCCGGGGGCGCGTCGGCCGGGTTCGGGGGAGCAGAGGCGTGACCTGGGGGAGCGTGAGGTGTCCTCGCGCGCTCACCCGAGTGGGTGAACCCGGGGGGTGGGTCACGGAGCCGTACGCCTTCCGTACAGGGGAACGACGCCACTTCGGTGCCGGAACGTGCGTACGGTCGGGGGCACGGGCTGGCATCCTTGGGCGCGTGACACAGCTCCGTACGGTCCAAGTGCTGGGCGGCGGCAGCGCGGGCAGCAGCGCTCACGTCCGATCACTTGCCTCGGGGCTGGTGGCGAGGGGCGTGCGGGTGACCGTGTGCGCCCCGGCCGAACTCGACCGCGTCTACGACTACCTGGGTGCCGGTGCCGACTTCGTGCCGCTGCCGCGCCTCGGCGACCCCGCGACGGTCGCCGCGCTCCGCAACGCCTGCATCGGGGCGGACGTGGTCCACGCGCACGGGTTGCAGGCGTCCGTGCGGGCCGCGCTCGCGCTGTCCGGCGGAGAGCGTGGGGGCCGGGCTCCGCTCGTGACGACCTGGGACAGCCGGCACCATGTCCACGGGGCGCGGGGCGGGATGCTGCGGCTTCTGGAGCGAAGGACCGTGCGGGCCACGACCGTTGTCCTCGCCACGTCCTCCGAACTCGTCGACCGGGCCCGGCGGCGCGGAGCCCGGGACGCCCGGCTCGCACCCGTCACCGTGCCGGCCGCGCGGGGGCCCGTATGCCTCCACGACGGCAAGGCGCGGGCCGAACTGGGCGCCGTCGACCGGCCGTTGCTGATGGCCGTAGGGGCGCTTGAGCGTGGCCGGGGGTACCGGACCCTGCTCGACGCTGCGCGGGAATGGCGGGAGCTCGATCCCCAGCCGCTGCTCGTGATCGCGGGGGAGGGGCGCGAACGGGCCGCCCTCCAGCGGCGGATCGTGGCGGAAGGGCTGCCGGTGCGGCTGATCGGGCGGCGCGAGGACGTCGCGGAGCTGCTCGCGGCGGCGGACGTCGCGGTGCTGCCGTCGCGGTGGGAGGCGCGGTCCCTGCTCGCCCAGGAGGCGCTGCGGCTCGGGGTGCCGCTCGTCGCCACGGCTGTGGGCGGAGTGCCGGAACTCGTGGGTGATGCAGCGGAGTTGGTGCCGTACGGGGATGCGGTGGCGCTCGCCGGGGCGGTGCGGGGGCTGCTGGAGGACGTGGAGCGGCGGATGGATCTGGCGGCGGCGGGGCGGGTGCAGGCGGGGTCCTGGCCTACGGAGGACGAGACGGTGGCGCACGTTCTGAGCGTGTATGACGAGTTGGTGGGGCGGTAGCGAGCGGTACGGCGTCTCTCGCCGGGCCCAGGCCTTCGCCCTGTGACCGGCCCCCGTGCGCCGTGCCCGGTGGTGCGGGGCCAGGCACAAGGGGCGGTGGCGCCGCCCAGGGCGCCGTTCCGTTGTGCCCACCCGTTCCGCCCCGGCGGAACGAATGCCCACAACGGGGGCGGGCGGGGCCGGGGCGGGTGCGGCAGGGAGGGGCCTACGGCGTGTGGCGGCGGGCTCTCAGGGCCAGGGAGAGGGCCAGGACCGTTTGGGGGTCGTCCAGGTCCGTGCCCAGGAGCTCGGAGATGCGGGCCAGGCGGTTGTAGAGCGTCTGGCGGTTCAGGTGGAGTTCCCGGGCCGTCTCCGCCTTGCGGCCCGCGTGCGCCAGGTACGTCTCCAGGGTCGGGAGGAGCGGGGGACGGGACGTGCGGTCGTGGTCCCGCAGCGGGCCGATCGCGCGGTCCACGAACGCCGCCAGGACCGTGTCCCCGTGGAAGTGCAGCCGCCACAGCAACAGGTCGATGTCGAGGCGCCGGGCGTCGTACCAGGGCAGGTCCGACAGGCCCTGCGCGGCCGTCGCCGTCTCAGCCGCGTGCCGCAGGCCCGCCGAGGCCGCGGCCCAGCTGCCCGCGACGCCCACCACGACCACCGGCGGGTGCACCCCGGCGCGTTCGAGGCCCGCCCGCTCCACGCCCGCGCGCAGGGCCGCCGCGACCCGGTCCGCGACCGCCGTGCGTTCCGATTCCGAGCGCAGGCCCAGAAGGAGGGGGACACGGCCTTCCACCGGGCGGACGCCCAGGAGGACCGGGACTCCGACCGAGGCGAGCTCCTCCAGGACCGCGCGGGCGAGCAGGGCCCAGTTCCCCGAGGGGGAGAGCTCCGAGGCCAGGCGCATCACCACCGGCAGGAGCGGACCGTCGCCCGGTTTGAAGCCGAGGACCCGGGCCTGCGCCGGGGCGTCCTCGGCCGTGATCCGGCCCTCCGCCAGGTCCGTCAGGAAGTCGCCCCGGCCCCGTGCGGCCAGCTCCTCCTCCTGGCGCGCCTGCATGAGGACGACCGCGAGGAGGCCCGCCGCGCGCTCGGCCGCCATCCGGTGGACGGGGGAGAGGGCGCCGGAGACCGACAGGAGGACGAGACGGGCCCGTACCGATGACGTACCGGGGCCGCCGCCGGGCACGTCGACCAGCACCGTGCCGGTGGGCGGGCCCGATTCGCGGGCCGCCCGCTGGCCGCGCAGCCCGTCCCATACCTGGAGCGGGTCGGCGGGCGCGGACTCGGTGCCCGCCGCGTACAGCAGCTGGCCGTCGGCGGTCTCCAGGAAGACGGGGTTGGCGGCGAAGTCCGAGAGGATGCGCAGGACCTGCGGGACCCCGCCGCCGCCGAGCAGTGCCTCCGTGCACTGCCGGTGCACCTCCTCGGCCTGCCGGAGGAGCGCGTAGTGGCCGTTGACGATCTCGGTGTGGATCTCCTCCGTGACGGCCACGAAGGGGACCTCGCGGTGCAGCTGCACCAAGGGCAGGCCGGCGGCCCTCGCGGTCTCCACTATCGTCGCCGGGAGGCGGGCGAAACGCGGTCCGAGTTCCACCACGAGCGCCGCGATGCCCCGGTCGGCGAGCCGCCGCACGAAGGCGCGCTGCTCGGCCGGCCGGGTGCCGAGCCCGAGGCCCGTGGTCAGCAGCAGCTCGCCGCCCTTGAGCAGCGACGCGATGTTCGGCACCTCGCCCGCGTGCACCCAGCGCACCGTGCGGTGCAGCCGGTCCGCGCCGGCCACGACCTCCGGGAGCCCGCTGCGCAGGCCCGGGAGTTCGAGCGCCCGCTGCACGGTGATCCCGCCCTGATTGTCCATGGGGCCGGACGCTACCCGCGTCCGTGTTCCGGCGACATCACCCCACGGTCACAGGACCGGACGGTTCGCACGCAGGGGCGACAACTCGTCGTCCCCTGGCGGGAATTGTGTGACCGCCTGTCGATTGTGGCCTACGTCACTCGGGAGGATGCTCTCGCGCCATGGCAGAGAACCCCACCCCAGAGGTCCACCGGCTCAAGGCGAACTCGGTCGGGCTCGTCGGCGTCGTCTTCATGGCCGTCGCCACCGCGGCACCGATCACCGCGATGACCGGCAACCTCCCCATCGCCGTCGGCTTCGGCAACGGTACCGGCGCACCCGCCGGCTATCTCTTCGCGACGCTCGTCCTGACCGTCTTCTCGGTCGGCTACGTCGCCATGGCCAAGCGGATCACCGCCGCCGGCGCCTTCTACGGCTACATCTCGCACGGCCTCGGCCGGATCGCCGGTATGGCCTCCGGCATGCTCGCCGTCCTCGCGTACGTCGTCTTCGAGGCCTCGATCGTCGGTGTCTTCGCGTACTTCGCCAAGACGACCGTCGCCGATCAGCTCGGTGTGGACCTGCCGTGGATCCTGTACGCGGCCGTCATGCTGTCCGTCACCGCCGCCCTCTCGTACTTCGACATCAACCTGACCGCCAAGGCGCTCGGGGTGATGCTCATCGCCGAGATCGCGGTCCTCTTCGCGGTCGCCACCGCCGTCCTGATCGCCGGCGGCGGCCCCGACGGCATCCCCGTCGAACCGATCGACCCCAGGAACGCCTTCACCGGCACCTCCGCCGGCCTCGGACTCTTCTTCGCCTTCTGGTCCTGGGTGGGCTTCGAGTCGACCGCGATGTACGGCGAGGAGTCCCGCGACCCCAAGCGGGTCATCCCGCGCGCCACGCTGATCTCCGTCATCGGCGTCGGCCTCTTCTACATCTACGTGTCGTGGATGACGATCGCGGGCAACGGCCTCGCCGGATCGGTGAAGCTGTCCGCCTCCGCCTCGCCCCTCGACCTGTTCTTCTCGCCCACCGAGAGCTTCATCGGCGCCTGGGCCGTCGACGCCTTCCAGTGGCTGCTGCTCACCGGCTCCTTCGCCTGCGGGATGGCCTTCCACCAGTGCGCCTCGCGCTATCTGTACGCCATCGGGCGCGAGGGCTTCCTCCACCCGGCGCTCGGCCGGACGCACGCGAGGCACGGCTCGCCGTACATCGCCTCGTACGTGCAGAGCGCGATCGCCGTCGCCCTGGTCGGCGCCTTCTGGCTCACCGGCCAGGACCCCTACATCCACCTCTACACGCTGCTCGCGATCCTCGGCACGATGGCGATCCTCATCGTCCAGACCCTCTGCTCCTTCGCCGTCATCGGCTACTTCCGCAAGAACCACCCCGAGGACCGGCACTGGTTCAGGACCCTCACCGCCCCGCTCCTCGGCGGTGTCGGCATGATCGCCGTCGTCGTCCTGCTGGTCGTCAACATGGAGACCGCCGCCGGTCTCGCCGCCGACTCGCTGTTCTTCAAGGCGATCCCCTGGATCGTCGGTGCGGTCTTCTTCGGCGGCCTCGGCCTCGGCCTCTATCTCAAGGCCAAGCGGCCCGCACGCTACGAGATCATCGGCCGGATCGTCCTGGAGGACGCCGCCGAGCGCCCCGCCGAAGAGACAGCGGCCCCCGCCCCCGCCGCCGTACCGCAGAGCTGAATCCCCTTCTCCCCTCCAGGAGCGCCCCATGGCACGCACCAACCCGATGCACCTCCTGAAGAAACTGGCCGCCGAGCACGCCGACGCCCGGCGGCTGAACCTCCCCGTCGACGAGCTCCGCGGCATGAGAGCCGACGCCCTCGGGCGCCGCTCCCTCCTCAAGTACGCCGCCGCCGCCGGTGTCGCCGTCGGCGCGGCCGGGGCCGCCGGCCTGGGCGGGGCCGTGCCCGCCCGCGCCGCCACCCCGGACCCGCCGGTCAAGAGCACCGCCCGGGTCGCCGTCGTCGGCGCCGGGATCTCCGGCCTCACCGCCGCCCTCACCCTCCAGGACGCCGGCCTCACCCCGGTGCTCTACGAGGCGAACCCCACCCGGGTCGGCGGCCGCATGTGGACCCAGCGCACCCACTGGGCGTACGGACAGACCTCCGAGATCGGCGGCGAGCTGATCGACACCAGCCACAAGAAGATCCTGGAGCTCTGCCGCCGCTTCGACCTCCCCGTGGAGGACTTCCTCGGCGGCGGGCCCAACGGAGCGGAGGAGGTCCTCTGGTTCAACGGCGCGTACTACTCCCGTGCCCAGGCCGACGAGGACTTCAAGGCGGTCTACCAGCTGCTGCGCCGGGACCTCTCGGACGCGGGGGAGGTCTTCTGGAACCAGACCACCCCCACGGGCACCGCGCTCGACAACATGTCGATCCACGAGTGGATCGAGACCCGGGTCCCCGGCGGGCACTCCTCGCCGCTCGGCCGCTTCCTCGACGTCGCCTACAACGTCGAGTACGGGGCCGACACCACCGAGCAGTCCTCGCTCGCCCTGGTGCTGCTCATGGGCTACCAGACCAATCCCGGCAACTTCAACGTCTGGGGCCTGTCCAACGAGCGGTACCACATCGTCGGCGGCAACGACCGGCTCCCGAACGCCGTCGCCGGGGCCCTCGCCCCGGGCACCCTGCGCCCGGGCTGGTCCCTGACCGCCGTACGGGCCAACGCCGACGGCACCCAGACGCTGACCTTCACCGAGGCCGGCGCCACCAGGACCGTCACCGCCGACCACACGATCCTCTGCCTCCCGCTGCCGGTCCTCCAGCAGCTCGACCTGGCCCGGGCCGCCTTCGACCCGCTCATGAGGAACCTGCTGCGGGACGCGCGGATGGGACACTGCACCAAGCTCAACATGCAGTTCGGCACCCGCCCCTGGCGCGGCACCGGCGCCTGGCCGGGCGTCTCGGCCGGTGACTGCTTCACCGACACCGAGGTCCAGCAGACCTGGGACACCACCAAGATCCAGGGCGGGACCGGCGGCATCCTCCTCCAGTACGGCGGCGGCAGCCTCGCCAGGTCGCTGACGCCTGCCGGGCCCTTCTCCACCGAGTCCGACCCGTACGTACGGAACCTCGTCACCCGCCACCTGGCGGGCATCGACGCCTTCTACCCCGGCACCTCACGGGCGTACACGGGCCGCGCCCAGCTCTCCGCCTGGCACCGGAACCCGTACTCGCTGGGTGCCTACTCCTGCTGGCCGGTCGGCTATCTCCACCGGTACGCGGGCTACGAGGGCACCGCCCAGGGGAACGTCCACATCGGTGGTGAGCACTGCAGCTACGACTTCCAGGGCTTCATGGAAGGCGGGGCGACCGAGGGCGAGCGAGCCGCCAAGGAGGTGATCGCCGTCCTGCGATGAGCCGGCTCAGCCGGCCGGTGCGATGTTCTGGTTGAAGCGGAACACGTTGTCGGGGTCGTACTCGGCCTTCACGGCGGCGAGTCGGCGGTAGTTCTCCTCGCCGAAGGAGGAGACGATCCGCTGCTCGCCCTCGGCGCCGATGAAGTTCAGATACGTCGCGTCGAGTGCCCACGGCCGTACGTCGTCCCGGACGTCGTGCACCCACTGCTTCGCCTGCTCGTCGTACGCGGGGTCCTCCCAGGTCGCGAACGGGTGCACCGCCCACGGCGCGGTGCGCCACGGCTGCGGGTACCGGGAGGGCCCGGCGGCCACGGCCCCGCCCATCAGGAACAGCACGTGCTGGGTGGCGGTCGACGCCGGGATCCGCGCGCCCCGGTCGCAGAAGACGTCCACGGCCTCGTCGGAGAAGTCCCGCAGGTACTCGGCCGACCAGTAGTTCCGCAGCCCCGGCGGGTCGTCGAGCATCGTCTGCAGGTCCACGTACGGGATGTCCGTGACGATCTCGACCACGGGCTTCAGCGCGAACAGCGGCGCCGCGAACTCGCGGAGTTCGGAGACCGGGCCGGTGTACGTGAACAGCGCCCCGCAGACCAGCTTGCCGACCAGGTCCTCCGGGATGAACGGCTCCGGGGGCGCGGGCATGTAGATGGCGCCGCCACCCACCTCGTCGGGTGCGCCGGCACCGAGATCGCGGAAGGTGCGCACCACCTGGGGCGCGTTGTCGGGCAGGAAGAACAGCATCGCGACGCTCATCCGGGGCAGCGGGTGCAGCCGCATCGTCAGCGAGGTCGCCACCCCGAAGTTGCCGCCGCCGCCGTGCAGCGCCCAGAACAGCTCCGGGTTCTCCTCCGCGTCCGTGTGCACGTGCTTGCCCTCGGCGGTGATCAGGTCGGCGGCGAGCAGGTTGTCGCTGGCAAGACCGAACTTCCGCTCCAGCCAGCCCGAGCCGCCGCCCAGTGTGAAGCCGCCGACGCCGGTGGTGGACACCCGCCCGCCGGTGGTCGCCACATGGAACGGCTGGCACGCGTGGTCCAGGTGGGCCATGGTCGCCCCGCCCTCGACCCGTACCGTCATGTCCTCCGGGTCCACGACGACACCGTGCATCCGGCGCAGATCGACGATGAGCGCGCCGTCGATCATGGAGCTCCCGGCGACGCTGTGCCCGCCGCCGCGTACCGCGATCGGCAGCTCGGTCTCGCGGCCGAACAGGATCGCGTTGGACACGTCGGCCTGGGTGGCGCACTGGGCGATCACCGACGGGCGCCGGTCGATCATGCCGTTGTGCAGGGCACGCGCCTCGTCGTAGCCCGGACCGCCGGGGGTGATCACCTCACCGGCCAGATCCTCGACCAGTCCGGCGAGGGCGCTTTCGGAGACGTGGGGAGCCATGGGAGCCCCCCCTTCCGTACGGGGGGACAGGACCCTCTCATCGTAGGTCCGGGTGCCGTCCCCCGCGCGGGGCCGCCTCAGCCGCCGTACGCCCCGCTCGCCGTCAGCCGCAGTGCCGTGTCGATCAGTGGCACGTGGCTGAAGGCCTGCGGGAAGTTGCCGACCTGCCGCTGGAGCCTCGGGTCCCACTCCTCGGCGAGCAGCCCCAGGTCGTTGCGGAGCGCGAGCAGCCGCTCGAAGAGCGAGCGTGCCTCGTCCACCCGGCCGATCATCGCCAGGTCGTCGGCCAGCCAGAACGAGCACGCCAGGAACGCGCCCTCGTCGCCCTCCAGGCCGTCGACGCCTGCCTCCTCGCCGGAGGTGGGGTAGCGGAGCACGAAACCGTCCTCCGTGGACAGCTCCCGCTGGATCGCCTCGATCGTGCCGATGACCCGCTTGTCGTCCGGCGGCAGGAAGCCCATCTGCGGGATCAGCAGCAGCGAGGCGTCCAGCTCCTTGGAGCCGTACGACTGCGTGAAGGTGTTCCGCTCGGGGTCGTAGCCCTTCTCGCAGACGTCCCGGTGGATCTCGTCGCGCAGCGCGTGCCAGCGCTCCAGCGGGCCGTCGGCGTCCCCGGACTCGATGAGCTTGATCGTGCGGTCGACGGCCACCCAGGCCATCACCTTGGAGTGCACGAAGTGGCGGCGCGGGCCGCGGACCTCCCAGATGCCCTCGTCGGGCTGGTCCCAGTGCTTCTCCAGGTAGTTGATCAGCTTGATCTGGAGGAGCGAGGCGTAGTCGTTGCGGGAGAGGCCCGTCATGTGCGCGAGGTGGAGGGCCTCGGTGACCTCGCCGTAGACGTCCAGCTGGAGCTGGTTGGCGGCGCCGTTGCCGACCCGGACCGGGCCGGAGCTCTCGTACCCCGGGAGCCAGTCGAGTTCCGCCTCGCCGAGCTCCCGCTCGCCGGCGATGCCGTACATGATCTGCAGGTTCTCCGGGTCGCCGGCGACCGCGCGGAGCAGCCAGTCCCGCCAGGCGCGGGCCTCCTCGCGGTAGCCGGTGCGCAGCATCGAGGAGAGGGTGATCGCCGCGTCCCGCAGCCAGGTGTAGCGGTAGTCCCAGTTGCGGACGCCGCCGATCTCCTCGGGCAGCGAGGTGGTCGGCGCGGC is part of the Streptomyces sp. NBC_00250 genome and harbors:
- a CDS encoding glycoside hydrolase family 15 protein; translation: MAGRIEDYALIGDMQTAALVCRDGSVDWLCLPRFDSHAIFAGLLGTEEHGFWRVGPAGPADAEPSPADRRRYRGDSLILESEWDTDRGTVRVTDFMPPRDGAPQLIRIVEGVSGRVRMRSSLRMRFSYGRIVPWVHKVGERTVAVAGPDSVWLDTDAETHGKDLTTYSDFTVNPGDRVTFTLSWQPSHKEPPALPDPEGSLEATADFWRDWVEHCTYHGPYREAVIRSLITLKALTYAPTGGIVAAPTTSLPEEIGGVRNWDYRYTWLRDAAITLSSMLRTGYREEARAWRDWLLRAVAGDPENLQIMYGIAGERELGEAELDWLPGYESSGPVRVGNGAANQLQLDVYGEVTEALHLAHMTGLSRNDYASLLQIKLINYLEKHWDQPDEGIWEVRGPRRHFVHSKVMAWVAVDRTIKLIESGDADGPLERWHALRDEIHRDVCEKGYDPERNTFTQSYGSKELDASLLLIPQMGFLPPDDKRVIGTIEAIQRELSTEDGFVLRYPTSGEEAGVDGLEGDEGAFLACSFWLADDLAMIGRVDEARSLFERLLALRNDLGLLAEEWDPRLQRQVGNFPQAFSHVPLIDTALRLTASGAYGG